A stretch of the Gossypium hirsutum isolate 1008001.06 chromosome D07, Gossypium_hirsutum_v2.1, whole genome shotgun sequence genome encodes the following:
- the LOC107954029 gene encoding long chain acyl-CoA synthetase 8 has product MKNTKATTLSQPLTKKFHVDDYLSSFGEKFGTYGIVSAAIAAVIVPILLSSIMRKKKGKKRGVPVEVGGETGYAVRNARTTELLQCPWEGATTIAELFEQCCKKYSRNHYLGTRKVIKKDFVTASDGRKFEKLQLGDYEWQTYGEVYQRACHFASGLVNFGHDVDTRIAIFSETRAEWQIALQGCLRQNITVVTIYASLGEDALIHSLNETQVTTLICESKQLKKLAAIRPSLETISSIIYFEDNEAANISGVFGSISSLSVSSFHEVELLGERAPVPPSLPSKDNIAVIMYTSGSTGLPKGVMITHGNIVALAAAVLTVIPGIGKNDVYLAYLPLAHVLELAAESVMLSAGCAIGYGSPLTLTDTSSKIMRGTKGDASVLRPTLMAAVPAILDRVRDGVLKKVEEKGGLARKLFDIAYKRRLQSIEGSWFGAWGLERWLWDVIVFERVRAALGGRLRLMLSGGAPLSANSQRFINICMGAPVCQGYGLTETCAGSAFTEWDDTTIGRVGPPVPCCYLKLVNWEEGGYSISDKPMPRGEIVVGGHSVTHGYFNNPEKTDEVYKVDERGKRWFYTGDIGQFHPDGCLEIIDRKKDIVKLQHGEYISLGKVEAALTSSKFVDNLMVHADPFHSYCVALIVPSRPLLETWAVEAGIKYQDFPELCGKAETVSEVQKSLSKVGKDAKLDKFEIPAKIKLMAEPWTPESGLVTAALKIKREQIKSKFKDDLQKLYQ; this is encoded by the exons ATGAAGAATACCAAAGCGACAACTCTCAGCCAACCCTTGACAAAAAAATTTCATGTCGATGATTATTTGTCATCATTTGGGGAAAAATTTGGAACATATGGGATTGTGAGTGCTGCTATTGCTGCTGTGATTGTACCCATATTGCTTTCCTCTATcatgagaaagaaaaaggggaaaaaaagaggAGTTCCAGTCGAAGTGGGTGGTGAAACAGGTTATGCTGTGCGCAATGCTCGAACCACTGAGTTGCTTCAGTGTCCTTGGGAAGGAGCCACTACAATAGCTGAACTTTTCGAGCAATGTTGTAAGAAGTATTCACGGAATCATTATCTTGGAACAAGAAAAGTAATTAAGAAGGACTTTGTTACTGCTAGTGATGGAAGGAAATTCGAGAAGCTACAGCTTGGGGATTATGAATGGCAAACTTATGGAGAAGTTTATCAACGTGCTTGTCACTTTGCGTCCGGTCTTGTTAATTTTGGTCATGATGTTGATACTCGTATTGCGATATTTTCTGAAACTCGAGCAGAATGGCAAATTGCTTTACAG GGTTGCCTTAGGCAGAATATAACAGTTGTCACTATTTATGCTTCATTAGGTGAAGATGCCTTGATCCATTCCCTAAATGAG ACACAGGTAACAACCTTGATCTGTGAATCCAAGCAGTTAAAAAAGTTGGCTGCAATACGCCCAAGCCTGGAGACGATCTCAAGTATCATTTACTTTGAAGACAATGAAGCTGCCAATATTTCTGGTGTATTTGGAAGTATCAGTAGCTTGAGTGTTTCATCCTTTCATGAAGTTGAGTTGCTTGGGGAAAGAGCACCTGTTCCGCCTAGTCTACCCTCCAAGGACAATATAGCTGTTATTATGTATACAAGTGGCAGTACAGGTCTGCCAAAG GGAGTTATGATAACTCATGGAAACATTGTAGCCCTTGCTGCAGCGGTTTTGACTGTGATCCCAGGAATTGGAAAGAATGATGTATACTTGGCATATTTGCCCTTAGCTCATGTTTTGGAATTGGCAGCTGAG TCGGTGATGCTGAGTGCAGGTTGTGCAATTGGCTATGGTTCACCTTTGACACTAACTGATACTTCTAGTAAAATCATGAGAGGGACTAAGGGAGATGCTTCTGTATTGAGGCCTACTCTAATGGCAGCCGTTCCAGCTATATTAGATCGTGTTCGGGATGGAGTTCTGAAAAAG GTTGAGGAGAAGGGAGGATTAGCAAGGAAACTTTTTGATATTGCTTATAAACGTCGACTGCAATCTATAGAAGGAAGCTGGTTTGGTGCTTGGGGACTTGAGAGATGGTTGTGGGATGTTATTGTTTTTGAAAGGGTACGCGCTGCACTAGGAGGTCGCTTACGACTTATGCTCTCTGGTGGGGCTCCTTTATCTGCGAATTCCCAACGCTTCATCAACATTTGCATGGG GGCTCCCGTATGTCAAGGATATGGCTTGACAGAAACATGTGCTGGAAGTGCTTTCACTGAGTGGGATGATACAACTATAGGCCGAGTTGGGCCACCCGTTCCTTGTTGCTACCTTAAG CTTGTCAATTGGGAGGAAGGTGGGTATTCAATATCCGACAAACCAATGCCTCGAGGAGAGATTGTTGTTGGGGGACATAGTGTAACTCATGGCTATTTCAACAATCCTGAGAAAACCGATGAGGTTTACAAG GTCGATGAGAGGGGCAAGCGCTGGTTTTACACCGGGGATATCGGACAATTTCATCCTGATGGATGTCTTGAGATTATCGATAGGAAAAAGGACATTGTCAAACTTCAACATGGAGAGTATATATCTCTCGGAAAG GTTGAGGCAGCATTGACGTCAAGCAAGTTTGTCGACAATTTGATGGTGCATGCTGATCCCTTCCACAGCTATTGTGTGGCTTTAATTGTTCCGTCACGCCCACTTCTTGAGACGTGGGCAGTAGAAGCTGGCATAAAGTACCAAGATTTCCCAGAACTGTGTGGCAAAGCTGAAACTGTTAGTGAAGTCCAAAAATCACTTTCAAAG GTGGGGAAAGATGCAAAACTAGACAAATTTGAAATACCTGCAAAGATTAAACTGATGGCAGAACCATGGACACCTGAATCAGGATTGGTCACAGCAGCACTCAAAATAAAGAGGGAACAAATAAAGTCAAAGTTCAAAGATGATCTCCAAAAGTTGTACCAGTAA
- the LOC107954027 gene encoding uncharacterized protein: MSHSGDDSFSDAAEECYNAEFRSYPDDAWYNVRVLFAGNSGDKMRVKYDNFSDDYDNIFIADSFKSAYEVYDFIGRFRKASAQLQDPDCSMVVKGMRVCSSDSFGNDDVRFYDAIIDEVLHKKHSYVNGQEECECTFLISWLHGPNVGNITDKGVANICLLQGSEIPPKLASFFEIALQKIDKALCNSISGTSNDLVAPHKDNKGSPIIKWKPSSTECIRQRKCAPRPLSAVWPLRGIEFGCASKQEETDLGGDKNLHKILVQNLEKELSSSTVSEFIHKQTSITTRVYIFPSLPWEPYTNGVIMMNCQKDLERLLGFLQNPNHFIASLNGRPWVATEKLLTNDHWTLMLSSPNKLLNRKVAGLNNELKVVCYGTKEYNKAKELRDLFLQFIEHQRGLYKKLRMEERNIS; encoded by the exons ATGTCACATTCCGGCGACGATAGCTTCTCCGACGCGGCGGAGGAATGCTACAACGCGGAGTTCCGATCGTATCCAGATGACGCCTGGTATAATGTTCGAGTATTGTTTGCAGGCAATTCGGGTGACAAAATGAGAGTCAAGTACGACAACTTCTCTGATGATTACGACAACATTTTTATCGCCGATAGTTTCAAGTCCGCTTACGAGGTTTACGATTTCATCGGAAGGTTCCGTAAGGCCTCCGCTCAGCTCCAGGATCCGGATTGTTCCATGGTCGTGAAAGGCATGCGCGTTTGTTCTTCTGATTCTTTTGGAAATGACGACGTTCGCTTTTACGACGCTATCATTGATGAG GTGTTGCATAAGAAGCATTCTTATGTAAATGGACAAGAAGAGTGTGAATGCACCTTCCTAATCTCTTGGCTACACGGTCCTAATGTTGGGAACATAACAGACAAGGGGGTTGCAAATATATGCCTTCTCCAGGGTTCTGAGATACCGCCAAAACTTGCATCTTTCTTTGAGATAGCATTGCAGAAAATAGATAAGGCCTTATGTAATTCTATTTCTGGCACTAGCAATGATCTTGTTGCTCCACATAAGGATAACAAGGGTAGCCCAATTATCAAGTGGAAGCCAAGTTCAACGGAGTGTATAAGACAA AGGAAGTGTGCTCCGCGGCCTTTGAGTGCGGTGTGGCCATTAAGAGGAATAGAATTTGGTTGTGCAAGTAAACAAGAAGAAACTGATCTAGGAGGGGATAAAAACCTTCACAAAATACTAGTTCAGAATCTTGAAAAGGAATTGTCCTCATCAACAGTTTCCGAGTTCATCCATAAACAAACTTCCATCACTACACGAGTATATATTTTCCCGAGTCTACCATGGGAGCCATACACCAATGGTGTCATTATGATGAATTGCCAAAAAGACCTTGAACGGTTGCTTGGGTTTTTGCAGAATCCTAATCATTTCATTGCATCCTTGAATGGGCG ACCATGGGTGGCCACTGAAAAATTGTTAACCAATGATCATTGGACCTTAATGCTCAGCTCTCCG AACAAATTACTCAACAGAAAAGTTGCTGGATTGAACAATGAATTGAAGGTTGTTTGTTATGGGACAAAGGAATACAATAAAGCAAAGGAGTTAAGGGATTTATTTTTGCAGTTTATTGAACACCAACGCGGACTTTACAAGAAGCTAAGAATGGAAGAGAGAAATATCTCATAG